TAGTAATGATGAAGAGGCGCAACTAAAATTCAAGAGTTTCATGCCTGAGGACATGATAAATCCATAGTTCTTTGTTGGCATGGTATTCCCAGCAGTGGAAGCACTAAGGGATGCTATAAATGAATACAGTGTCAAGAACAGAGTGGCTATCAAGATGCCTTATAATGACAAAGATAGAATAAGGGCTCATTGTGATGAAACCTGCCTATGGAAGTTAAATGCTTCACATGATAGCCGATCAAAATGTTTCATGATCAAGACTTATATCGGCGAACACAGATGCAACAAGAAGTGGGAGCTAAAGACATTCACTGCCAACTATATTGCTAACAAGTATGTGGAAACTTTTAGGGCAGATGATAAGATGACTATAAGGAATTTTGCAAGAACAGTGCAAAAAGACTTTAACCTGACACCATCTAGAAGTAAGCTTGCTAGAGCTAGAAGAATAGCACTCAAGAAGATATATGGGGATGAGATAGCTCAATACAATCAATTATGGGACTACGCTGCTGAGTTGAGAAGGTCTAACCCAGGGAGCTGTTTTTTCTTGAACTTGTCAAATGGACGATTCAATACACTATATGTATCATTAGATGCTTGCAAGAGAGGATTCAAAATCGGTTGTAAGCCACTAATTTGCTTAGATGGTTGCCACATCAAGACAAAGTTTGGGGGACATTTGCTCACAGCTGTTGGAATTGATCCAAATGATTGCATTTTCCCTATTGCCATGGCTGTAGTGGAAGTGGAATCAAGGAGCACATGGACATGGTTTCTTCAGACCCTAAAGGATGATTTACATATAGTTAACACAACTCCATATACAATCATGACTGATAGGCAAAAGGTGAGAATATGCATGTATTATCTCATATACTCTATGTCATACATGATTTAATTTTTACATTCATGTAATCAGTGAAATCCTATTCATTTGTAGGGATTGATACCGGCTGTTGGGGATGTGTTCAATGATGCTGAACACCGGTTTTGTGTGAGACACCTCTACCAGAATTTCCATGTGTTATATAAGGGGGAAACCTTGAAGAATCAACTCTGGGCAATTGCAAGATCAAGCAATGTAATTGAGTGGAACAAAAACATGGAGAAAATGAAAGCTTTAAACGTGCAAGCACATGAGTACCTAGAAGAAATCCCACCAAATACGTGGTGTAGAGCATTCTTTAGTGATTTTCCGAAGTGTGATATATTGTTGAATAATAGTTGTGAAGTTTTCAACAAGGGAGATATATTTTTCCTAATTGTACATGTGTGCTTTCCAATTAGCATTATCAATAGTATTAACATTTCCTCTTTCAATCTGTAGGTACATTCTTCATGCAAGGGAACTGCCAATATTGAGCATGATTGAGAAAATAAAGACCCAAATCATGACTAGAGTGTACATGAAGCAAAAGGAGGTTGAGGAGAAATGGAGTGGAAATATATGCCCAAAGATAAAACAGAAACTAGAGAAACTAGAGAAGAATGCCGAGTTAGCCAATACATGCTACACACTCCCTGCTGGGAAGGGTATTTTCCAAGTCACCTACAGAGATCACCAGTTCATAGTTGATATCAATGTGAAGTGTTGTGATTGCAGACGCTGGCAACTCACAGGAATACCATGTAGTCATGCCATATCATGCTTTAGGAATGAAAGGATACAACCTGAGGACATGGTATCTCCATGCTACTCATTAGAGTCATTTCGTGctgcatacaaatataacaTAGTGCCTTCAAGGGATCAATCTAAATGGGAAAAAATGAATGGTGTAAATGTCTAACCTCCTAAATATGAAAAGAAAGCAGGGAGTCCAAAGAAAACTAGGAGGAAGCAACCCATTGAATTGGAGGGTGGTACAAAATTGTCTAAGCATGGCGTGGTTATTCATTGTAGTTATTGTGATGGGGCTGGACACTAGGAATAATTGTGAATTACTTGGTACAGCTAAAAAGATGAGACCAAAAAGGAAGAGGAGTGTACAAGTAATGCAAGATGACAAAGATGTTTACATAAATGAGGTATAGTTAACTATATCCTTTATGTACTGTCACCTTCGGCAAGCATTTCTTAATCTTTTATGTCAAATGCAGACCTCGTTTTCAATTGTTCCAGAAGAATTAGTACAAGAGCGCCAACATAGCACTTCAGTGTTGACTACTTTATTAGAACAGGTTAGTTGCATGCATGGTTTAACATTTTTCACTGTCACTATCTGTTACCTACTCATGTTTCATACTAATTTGCTTGTTAGGCAACATCAACTCAATCCTCCATTAACCAGCTAGGCCCTTTACCGGATTCAGTCTTCATTGAAGCCAATAGAAATACACTACCACAGCCAAGAGCGACAACATCTACACACGTGGGCAGAGCAAGGATGAAGAGAAGCAACACAAGATCAACAACGGCCAGATCATCTAGACCACCTagccagaagaaaaaaaattagaagttataTGGGTGCTTTCTATCTTGTGTTTTCAATGTTGCAAAATGCAAAATAAAAGGTGCACAATTCAACAATTGGATTTATTCCCCTTTTGAAATTTATGGCTTTTGGTTAGTGGAACTTAGTGTTGACTGCTCATGGATGTTATCAGTTAATGTAAGATCGTTTTCTATGTGATTTTGAGATGTGGAACATCATTAAGAAATGTTGATTTATGAAAGCCTGTAGTGTCTCTGAAATTAAAAGTAAAAGTAGAAGCCACTATGGCAAAACATGCATGCCAACAAATTGGTGAATTCTTATGCCATACAATGGTCTAGTATCTGTTAATTTGCAATGGTCTAACACATCCATTAAAAAATTAATCTCACATATGCATTCAGCGGGAATAAGAATATTGGCAGCCTCCTACGAACGTGTCATGCACTGATTTCAGGATCTGTTTACTAGTCAATTTATTTAGGGAATTGATACGAGACGATTTAATCACAATGCATAGGGGTTTCCTGCATATTTCCAAATGCAATTTTTTCAATCCTACATGGCATGTGTACAAAGTATGCTCGCGTGGATAGTTAGATGGGTAAGTGACTCACTTACCTCACATTAGTGACCCAAATGTGCATTTTAAAAGTAGAGTGACCTATATGACACACTTAAACAAGTTTAATGATCCTCCATGCATTTTACTCTTTCCACAATtgcattaaaaatatttttttgtatgACACGATTTGGATGTGTCGTCGGTTCAACTTCACGCATTTTCTTCATGTAGCAATTCAACAATtacattataaaaatataatttctaCGTGTCACGATTCGGATGTGCCATCAGCTCACTACCACTCATTTTCTTCATATTCTTCATATAAAAAGTTCAAATCAATTTTAGCAACACTTTGATTAACCGGTCCAACGCACGAGCCACGCGAGAGGGTAATCCGTCCCTCCTGCCGCCTTACAACGGATCCGCGCGAGAGGGAGACAGAGAGACAACAGCGTCGGATCGGTGCGACCAGCAACGACGACTTGGAGCCAATGGTCAATCTGGTCGACGACAACTAAAGCAACGAAGTGACCACTCAATTTTATCTCCTCGGTTGAATTCTGCTAaaaatgttttcttttattGTTGACATCAAAATCACCAGAACTTCTactttaaaatttatttgagaTAAAAAGTATTaactgtaaaaaaaataatttttttacacGTACACGTCAATAAATTGTCCAAATGGTTGCTTAAAATCATTTAGGTAAATTCTATCCACTGCGATGttacccggtgcaacgcacgggcatattTGCTACTAACaattaataataagattaaaataacattcacccgttgcaacgcacaggcattttttctagttaaatatAATTGTGGGTTTTAGTTTTGTTGTTATCTGATGCCCACTAAACAcctaaagctcaacatacaaatatagtatttattagcacttCTTAAACCCACATGCAAACATGCCACGTCAACACATTAAGCACACAAAGCTCAACGACGTGCAaacatatagtaattatatatacaatttatttaattctaaaactaaacatacacatgctaaatcacCATTCTCAAATCAtcttcataatatttcaatctaaATCATTTCGTCATTTCTCcaatatctaacatatatcccgCATCAAAGTGTGGGGCATCATCTAGTTAGATGATAAAACGTGAATAttattttatgcatgacttattttttaaaatttgttcataaattttttaaataagacgagcggtcaaacattgaacatgtaaacttatggctgcacttaaattGGGACGAAGGAAGTAGTGATCAAACTATCACAAGACTAGTAATTTGCCCATGCTAATGCTACGGTGTAATAATATTTTGattaataaattatattattaaattttatgTTAGTCAAATTACATTTCTAGAATCAGTCTCAAATGTTAATTTAAGACAAAGGgcaaaaaaatatcatattgtctgaaaaaataatttaagacCAACAACTATATCTGCCGAGTTCTTTCCCATGAGTTCCCAACCCTATCTCCCCCATTTTCCACgtacacgctttttaaactgctaaacggtacacATAATGTGAAAagtttatataggaaagttgttttaaaaaatcatattaatctattttaagtttttttatagctaatacttaattaatcacgtgttaatctatcgctccgttttccgtgcagaGGGGAGGGATTCCCAACCTCTcgaaaagaacacagcctaatcaACTCGACACATGTCTAAGGACAATATATGTCCATGTGTGGcggggtaaaaaaaaattgaagacaCATTGCATGATTAGATCCAGACATTCATTTCAAAAGCATTATAAGACCAAGTACATAGACATTGAAATGCCAAAAATTGACCTGGTATGGCCAAACTCAAAATGAAAGCTAAACTCTGTAAACATTCAAATTTTGTTTCTCACACAACATCCCACATTCCACCTGCTTTGATTGGAGCGAATATGGTTAAGAATATGTTCATCTCGGATCCAAAATATACCTTGCTTAAGAAATAAGTTGACATGCACTGCAATTTttaaacaaatataaaatttgttAGCTTGACCTTTAGAATTATAATAAATCAGTACCTATTCAGGATATTTAACTGATTATAGTGAGGTACATAAAAGAATTTCAAATTACTGCAAATAACAGGAGCATCCACATTGGTCTGTACAATTCTAAGTCATTACTTGCATGGTCATGAAAAGGCAGTCACATTCTAATTCTGAGACAAGAAAGCAATACCTATATAAGGGTGTTACAGGCCACATAAGGGTTATAGGCCTCCCAGCTGCACTTCCATGAATCTGGGATAAAACAAATAGTGGCAATCCATTTTCAGTTAAAGGGAACAACGGAGTTGATAAATCAATATAAAATCAAATGCAGATGTTATAAGTCATATACCTCAAGAATAAccgattgatttttttaattgtaaaaGCAATCAACCTAGAAATAGAGGGCAAAGTTCATCGATCATTCAACTGATAATGCCTTAAGTACGCCCGCATTCTTGAAGCAGTCCTGCTGCCTGGGCAGCATGCACTCTGGCCTGGCCATCATCGCCACCATCTCCATGGCCAATCCCTCCCCCAAATTTTGGTTAATAATGAACATGTTATCTGATCATTTCAGATGAGCGGGATGCCTAACCTGAAATCTGCCTTGGTTTGTCCCTGCGGTAAGATGAGTGCCACGCTGCGCCCAACCGACAGAAATTAACATTATAGAGGCCTCCTTCTTCCCTTGCCTGAAATATTGTGTGGAGGTTCCAACGGCGCTGTCCATCGCGGTAGGCGGAGAGTATGTCGACCACGGCGTCTCATCCAACCATAACCAGGTCCAATATACTTAAAGCAATTGGTTTCTTAGGACTGAAAACATTAACGAATTTCAGTCTCTCAGGAATTTTTCAGACAAAAATGAATTGAAATTTCTTTCAGGTTACAAATCCTGAACATCTATGCTGTGCATGTTGGACTGACGTATAGATGGCcatgtgggccgcccggcacggcacggcccaggcccgaccgtgcctgggccgaggcttgtgCCATGCCAGCCCACATGCCGCACTCACGGCCCAACacgcctcgggccgtgccgggccggcccgaaggcacgaataagtctaattttcctccctcctattgggctgtgacatatatatatatagctaaaaaaagtctattttacctccctcttctttgggctctaatatataattagctaaaataagtctatttaaggtccctattTTTTGGACAGTGACATTTATGTCTATTTGTAGTCCTGATACTTTGTGTACTGGGCCTAGCatgccggcccatcgtgccgggccggcccgaccatgccgggccagcccagcgtgccggcggggaggcccaggcatggcccggcggtcgggccgggccagcatgggcccgacccaagtcgggccatgccgtgcttgggccgggccaaaaagccatgccgtgggccgggccttcgggccttatggccatctatagatgGATGTACAttacttttctttcttcttgatCTAAAAGTGAACTTAAGCAATTCTAATCCCAGAGATGGCCCTAATTAAAATCTGCCTGTCCAACGGTGCCTGTTTTTATACATACATGgatgcaacaaaaaaaattaaaaccgtTTATTAATCTATTATCATTGATGAATAAGTATAATTAGAGCATTTGCCTTATTACAAGATTAGAGGAAGAACATAATATGTAAATGCTCCCTTTTTCATGGCTAACATTTGATAGAAAATCCTCCCTAAAAATCCATCAAATGTAATTATAATGCAATTACAATGTAAGTATAATTAGGGTGTAATAAGTCACGTTAAACTACACAAAACAATTGCTAGGTACCAAAAAATCCGTCAAACTCATAATCTGTCATGCAACAGAATAATGGAGCTATAAAAAGATTGAAAGAACTGGATAATAGTTTGGAAAGCCTGAAAGCAGGAACTACGTGCGATTTGGGCCAGCAGTTCACAAAGCAAATGTACAACAATGCTTGTTTGTTCAATTGAAATTAAAGAAGTGAACTTCTacagtgtatgtatgtatgatgAGAAAAATGTGGACGACTACGTAGCCTTTCAATCTCATACCTGCTATGGGGGTTCCTGCTGCTATGGAGGCTCCTGCTGATGTAGCTCGTAATTGCCATAACCATAGTATCCATTGATGTCCCGTCGGGGTTAACCTGTGTACAAGCAAGATGCAGCTAGCATCAACAGACAAGAATTCAACACCGTACACAGAAAAACCCCCTACAAATCCCAATATGCTATCACAGTAGAAAATCCAGAAGATGGCGACCTGGAGGAAGGCCGCCCGGTGCCCTAGTTCTGTGGCCGCCTGTCGAGCTCGTCCGTGGCCCTGACTGAGGCGAGGAAGGCGTCACGGTGCGGGAGACCGGTCGGCAGGGGATTCCGGTGGCGGCGCGATGGATAGCAGACGATGGCGGCGCGACGGATAccaaacgacggcggcgcgacagATACCAAACGACGGCGGCACGACGGAGACCGGCAACAGCGCGACAaaggccggcggtggcggatcGACGGCAATTAGGGTTGGTCAGGCAGTGCGCTCCTGAGGGGGGCACAATACGTCAATTGCGTGTGCAGGGCAAGGAGATGCGTCAGGCGCGTTGGGTAGGGCCATAGGGGAGGTGAGTCGATCAGGATCGTTCGATCGGGATAGATGAATACGGAGTGTAggatttgatgaatgaagtATGAAGAAACGGAGTGTAggatttgatgaatgaagtATGAAGAATGTAAGACCCACTTGCTGAATTATGAATTAAAAACTAATAATATGCCCGTACTAACGTTACGGTGATGTTTCATAAGATAACAGTGATAAACAGAAAAGGCAATGTTTCATTAGGCAACGGTGATAAACATAAATGAAATTCCTGCTGAGAATGAAAACAACAGTAAATGAAAATGATGATGAACAATAAGTATACTTTCACAGGTGTAGAGGCTGGGTTTAATataaatccattatctaaaagaatAAGTGTACTTGTTCCTCACAACATACTGTTTACACACAAAACTTACTGACACATAAAACTCATTGCATGATCAGCTTCACTTGCTTTCAGAAAGGTTCTATAAAAGATAGTAGCAACACATACAACAGGAGTGGAGACCAAACATAATTTACAGGGTCATTCACATGTACAAGTGCAATAGACATGCTTTCTCCTTTTCACGCCTCTAGAAGTAGGA
This genomic window from Oryza sativa Japonica Group chromosome 12, ASM3414082v1 contains:
- the LOC112937457 gene encoding LOW QUALITY PROTEIN: uncharacterized protein (The sequence of the model RefSeq protein was modified relative to this genomic sequence to represent the inferred CDS: inserted 2 bases in 1 codon; substituted 1 base at 1 genomic stop codon); the protein is MCAFQLALSIVLTFPLSICRYILHARELPILSMIEKIKTQIMTRVYMKQKEVEEKWSGNICPKIKQKLEKLEKNAELANTCYTLPAGKGIFQVTYRDHQFIVDINVKCCDCRRWQLTGIPCSHAISCFRNERIQPEDMVSPCYSLESFRAAYKYNIVPSRDQSKWEKMNGVNVXPPKYEKKAGSPKKTRRKQPIELEGGTKLSKHGVVIHCSYCDGAGHXRNNCELLGTAKKMRPKRKRSVQVMQDDKDVYINEV